The Chiroxiphia lanceolata isolate bChiLan1 chromosome 12, bChiLan1.pri, whole genome shotgun sequence genome window below encodes:
- the RBPMS2 gene encoding RNA-binding protein with multiple splicing 2, with protein MSNLNKDTEHTNSGGNVEEEVRTLFVSGLPVDIKPRELYLLFRPFKGYEGSLIKLTSKQPVGFVTFDSRAGAEAAKNALNGIRFDPENPQTLRLEFAKANTKMAKSKLMATPNPTNIHPALGAHFIARDPYDLTGAALIPASPEAWAPYPLYTTELTPAIPHAAFTYPAAAAAAAALHAQMRWYPPSEATQQGWKSRQFC; from the exons GTACGGACGCTGTTTGTCAGTGGCCTTCCTGTGGATATCAAGCCCAGAGAGCTCTACCTACTCTTCCGACCATTCAAG gGTTATGAAGGGTCACTGATCAAGTTGACTTCAAAGCAG CCAGTTGGTTTTGTGACCTTTGACAGCCGGGCTGGTGCTGAAGCAGCGAAGAACGCCTTGAAT GGCATCCGCTTCGACCCTGAGAACCCCCAGACCTTGCGGTTAGAGTTCGCTAAAGCCAACACAAAGATGGCCAAGAGCAAGCTGATGGCCACACCGAACCCCACCAATATCCACCCTGCCTTGGGTGCACACTTCATTGCACGGGACCCCT ATGACCTGACTGGAGCGGCTCTGATCCCAGCGTCCCCTGAGGCGTGGGCTCCCTACCCCCTGTACACCACGGAGCTCACCCCTGCCATCCCTCACGCCGCCTTCACGTACCCGGCGGCCGCTGCTGCGGCCGCTGCTCTTCACGCTCAG atgCGCTGGTATCCTCCCTCTGAAGCTACCCAGCAAGGATGGAAGTCTCGTCAGTTTTGTTAG